From the genome of Nitrosomonas sp. Is79A3:
AAAGAATCCACGATTAATTATGAAGTCGATAAAACCGTACAGCACACTCAGCAATCAACCGGCAATATCAAACGATTATCTGCAGCTGTTGTGGTGAATTATCGTAAAAAAGTGGATGAGAACGGAGAGGTGACGTATGAACCGTTAACTGCTGAAGAGATTAAGGAAATCAACAATCTCGTCAGAGAAGCCATGGGCTATAGCGAAAAACGAGGAGATTCGCTCACAGTAACTAATGGCTTGTTTACTGCTGACACTGCAACAATACTGGATATTCCCCTTTGGAAGGATCCCGATGTAATCATGCTGGCAAAGGAAATCGGAAAGCAACTATTAATTGCAGCCGTTGTTCTATTTTTCTTTTTAAAGATTTTGCGCCCTTTCCTAAGAAGCTTAACTCCACCCCCGCCCCCGCCAGAGCCTGAAAAGCTAACTGGTGAAGCTGCGCTGGGCCAGCTGTCAGAGCAAGGAGATGGAACGGCAATTCAAGCCATTCAAAAATCAATATTTGATGAGAATCTTAAGAAAGCTAAACAATTGGCGATTGATGAGCCTGCTATTGTTGCCAATGTGGTAAAAGATTGGATATCTAAAAATGGATGATGAAGGAATCAAAAAGAGCGCGATCTTGCTGATGACTTTGGGTGAGCAAGAAGCGGCATCAGTGATCAAACTGTTGGGCCCCAAGGAAGTGCAAAGACTGGGTGAAACGATGTCTACTCTACAAAACATAACGCGTAGTGAGATTGAAAACATCGTATCAGAGTTTTGCAATGAGGCCGAAGGAAGAACTGCTTTGGGTCAGGATTCGGCTGATTATATCCGGAAAGTTCTGACCAGTGCTTTGGGCGATGAAAAAGCTGCCAATCTTATTGATCGCATTTTACACGGCGGCGATACCAGCGGTATCGAAGGATTGAAGTGGATGGATGCACCTTCGGTGGCAGAACTCATAAAAAATGAGCATCCACAAATTATTGCTACGATTCTGGTTCACCTGGAGCGTGATCAGGCGAGTGAAATCATAAGCTTATTTACGGAGCGGTTACGTAACGATACGTTATTACGTATCGCTACATTGGACAGTATTCAGCCTGATGCCTTACGTGAATTGAATGATGTGCTAACCAAGTTGTTATCAGGCAGCGTTAATATCCGTAAAGCTGCTATGGGTGGAGTACGTACCGCAGCTGAGATTCTTAATTTTGTTCCAACTGCCCAGGAAAACAGTGTTATTGAAAATATCAAGCAGTACGATGAAGATTTAGCGCAAAAAATCATGGATGAAATGTTTGTATTTGATAATCTAATTGATATTGATGATCATGGCATCCAATTACTCCTCAGAGAAGTACAGTCGGAATCTTTGATTATCGCTTTGAAGGGTGCGCAAGAAGAACTGCGTAAGAAAATTTTCAAGAATATGTCACAACGTGCCGCTGAAGCTCTGCGGGAAGATCTGGAAAGTAAAGGCCCGGTACGACTATCCGAGGTTGAAGCGGAACAAAAAGAAATTCTTAAAGTTGTACGTCAGCTGGCTGACGATGGGCAGATTGTACTGGGTGGGAAAGGTGATGATGGTTTCATTTAGTGGATGGATTTTTCATCAGCTGAGCTTAATTAATAGTCAATCGCGTGCCTATCTACTACTGAAACAAAGGCTTGTAAATGATTGCAAGTAATTATTTTTCAAAAGAAAAACCCGACGCTTATCAGCGATGGGAGATGAATTCTTTTGAGACACCAGAATTAACTAGAGAAACGCAGGAAGCGGAGACTGAAGCCAACATACAGGCCAATGAGCAGCCCCAGGTTTCTTTACCGACCGAAGAGGACGTTGCTGCAATTTTTCAGCGCGCCAAAGAAGAGGGGTATGCAGCAGGATTGCAAGAAGGTAATGCGACAGGCTTCGCAGAAGGCAGAAAAATCGCTGAAATTGAAGTTAAAGCCGAAGTGGCGCGCATTCAGGCACTACTATCCAAACTTGACCAGGATTTGCATGAAATGGATCAACAAGTGGCGGATAGCCTATTAGAACTGGCCATTGCACTTGCCAGAAAAATGGTCACACAGGCATTAAAACTAAATCCTGAGTTAATTATACCTATCGTGCAAGAAGCCATCCGTAACTTGCCCAATGCAATGCAACATCCTCGTCTTTTTTTGCATCCGGAGGATGCAAAATTGGTACTGGCACATCTGAGTGATCAGCTGGAACAGGATCAATGGTGTATTCGTGAAGATGAGCAGCTGTCCAGAGGAGGGTGCCGTATTGAAGCCAGTGGTAGTGAAATCAATGGCGGTTTGGAAGTGCGCTGGCAAAGAGTATTATCAGCTATTGGACAGAGTGACGGCTGGCTTGAGAAGAAAGATTAATTATGGCTTGTTCTGAACAATGGGGCGGCTTCTTAAAGAATTGCACGCAGTTGATTACTCCCGCAAACCCTTTCTTATTAAGCGGAACAATTACACGGGTAGCGGGACTGGTTATAGAAGCCATAGGACTCAGATTGGCTGTTGGCAGCAGCTGCACCATTTTTCTATCGAATGGCCATAACGTCTCGGCGGAAGTTGTCGGATTCTCTGGAGAACGCTTATTTCTGATGCCATCCAGTGATGTCTATGGATTGTCGCCGGGTGCAAAAGTCGTTCCTACAGAACTTATTGGCGAATCCCCCAGAATTGGTAATTTTCAACATCCTCGAAGACGTGCAGCAGATCGCGCTAAGCATGTTTATGTCGGACCTGAGCTGCTTGGCCGTGTTTTAAACGGCGTCGGGGAACCGCTTGATCGTCTTGGTCCCACCCATGCAGAGCAGAGCGTACCGCTTTACAGCCGTCCTTATAATCCATTAGAACGAATTCCTGTCAGTGAGCCACTCGATGTTGGAGTGCGTGCGATTAACATGTTGCTGACTGTTGGGCGAGGTCAGCGCATGGGATTGTTCGCGGGCAGTGGTGTGGGGAAAAGCGTTTTGCTTGGCATGATGGCACGCTATACCACTGCTGACGTGATTGTTGTCGGCTTAATTGGGGAGCGGGGACGTGAAGTTAAGGAATTTATAGAAAATATTCTTGGTCAGGAGGGTCTCGCGCGCTCTGTCGTTGTTGCAGCGCCTGCTGACACTTCACCGTTGTTACGTTTGCAAGGAGCTGCCTACGCGACAGCCATTGCCGAATATTTTCGAGATACCGGCAAGCATGTGTTGCTCATAATGGACTCATTAACTCGCTATGCCATGGCGCAAAGGGAAATATCCTTGGCTATTGGCGAGCCGCCTGCTACCAAAGGCTATCCACCGTCTGTATTTGCTAAATTACCGCAACTGGTAGAGCGTGCCGGGAATGGCAATCAAAATAGCGGTTCAATTACGGCCTTTTATACTGTGTTGACGGAAGGCGATGATCAGAATGATCCCATCGCTGATAGTGCTCGTGCCATTCTCGATGGCCATATCGTTTTATCGCGAAGACTAGCCGAAGCTGGACATTACCCTGCAATCGATATCGAAGCATCAATCAGTCGCGTCATGACCAGCGTGGTTCCACAGAAACAAGTGGATATGGCAAGGAAATTTAAAAGCTTGTGTTCGCGGTATCAACGTAGTCATGATCTGATCAGTGTCGGAGCCTATGTAGCCGGGACAGATCCGGAATTGGATCGAGCTATCAGGCTTTATCCGGCATTTGAGAAATTTTTACAACAGACTATGTCGCAACATGAAAACTTTACCGATAGTCTTGAGAAACTAACAAAATTGTTTGAAGGCGAAGAAATACGGTAATTAAGGATAAAAATAATTATGCCAACCACATCATCGCTAAAACTGCTTTTGGATCTGGCACAACAACAGACCGATTCTTTAGCCAGGAAACTTGGAAAGTTAAATTTGCATCAGCAGGAAGCAGAAAAAAAATTAAAGTTACTTTTGCAGTACCGTCATAGTTATCAATTACATTTCCAGAACTCTACAGAGAAAGGAATTGATCACATTGAATGGCTCAATTTTATTGCATTTATGAATAAACTTGACGCTGCTATCAACGAACAACAGCAAGCGGTTTTATATGCACAAAACAAAAGGATCGAGGGAGGAAATGAATTTTTGTCCTGCCAGCGCAAATTAAAATCCTACGATACGCTATCGCAACGTCAACAAAATGAAGAGAACCAGAAGCAATTAAAACTTGAGCAGAAAGTACAAGATGAGTTTGCGTCGAATTCTTTCCATCGGGATTCATTTCTGCCCAAAGGCGGTTAGCAACATATCAGTGACAGTCAGATTGGCATAGAGATTGCTTATTTACTGATGGCATTATTAATTGTATGAGACCAAAAGCTTATGTTAACTATATCAGTTGCACCTCAAATCAAATCTTCAGCTGAAAATCCTATAGCAATGATCAATTCTGGTTCAGCTGGCGCAAAAGAGCCTGTTGCAGAAGAATTTGGTAAAGTCCTGGAGCGCGAAGTATCTGAAGCAACGGACAAACATGAAAAAAACAATACTTCTAACACAAAAGAACATTCTGATAGTGCAGCATCTTCAGAAGATACAGTTAAAGACAAAGACACGGATAAAGATACGGATACAACCACGACAGTTACGACGGCAACGGATGATGCAAACAGCTTCATTCAAAATCTGCTTAGCAATGCGGGTGGTGTGTACAAAACCGATCCGGCGCTAAGCGCAATGGATTTCGCATTAAATCCGGATGCGATGACTGCAACATCAGCCGTGCCGCTGGCAATAACCACACCATCCCAGAATGCATTGATCCCCCTGGACGGTGAACAGATTACGGGTTCAGCAATTCCAATCAGCAATCAATTGCTGCAACAAAAACTTGCACAACTAAACTTGGTTACAAGCAGCTCTACTGCTTTACCCAATGACATAGGGCAATCATTGGATGCGGCAGAATCTGCCGCTTACGGCAAATTCTTACCATTTTCTTCGGAGATGAATGAAGCCATCCAGGTTAATACAGGGGAATCGATATTCTCAACACATAGCGAATCAATTTCCTCACAGCCCTTCAGCCTAAGCAACTCTGCTTCCGGCGTTCCCCTGAATACAACACTACAAGACATCCATGTTGATCTTCCAGTAGGTCAGTCAAAGTGGGGCGGGGAATTTGCACAGAAAGTTGTCTGGTTGTCTTCTCAGCAAAATCAGGTGGCTGAAATTCGTTTAAACCCGGCTCATCTTGGACCTGTTGAAGTGATGCTGAGTATTACACAGGATCAGGCGACAGCGCAGTTTTCGTCTCCTCATTTGGCGGTACGTGAGGCAATTGAGCAAGCGCTACCGAGATTAAGAGAGATAATGGCCGAGAACGGCATTACATTGGGTAATGTAATGGTCGGTTCTGATTCATTTCAGCAAGACAATAGACAGCAGCAAGCGCATCATTCCGCAAAAGATACCAATAATATGGCAGGTACAAGACCAGAGACGGCGGGTCAAATTGATACGGCTGTCATGCCGAGCCGGCATCTCGGCATGGTCAATACCTATGCCTGATTTCATGAAATCAGGCTTGTTTGATTTTTTGTGAATCAATTTCCTATGCATAATCTGTCACGTTATCCGTTAGGATGGTGTGGCAGATAATATCTTCTCAAGATAGCCTTACAAACCCATTCGGGTTATGTTTTTTCTTTATTTCTAATTTGAGCTGGAATCAAACTAATCAGTCAGATTATACAAATATTCTTTCAAACAGAAATCAGTAGGCGCAACTACTGAATTCCTGATTTATCTCTTTATCTGGAAATAGTGACATTATTTCATTGCTATTTGTGATATCAGTTTATTACCTCGTCGAAGATAATTGATTTTATCAAATGAGGAGTTGAGCAAAATGTCAAAATCTAATGGAACAACGCCTGCACCAGAAGGCAAAAAGAGCAAGAAGAGTTTAATCATCATAATCTTAATAGCAGTATTTGCCATCGGGGCGGGTGCCGGTGGCACATGGTATTTTATGAAGATGTCCGGTGATGAAGATTCTGAACCTGTAAAGCCCAAGGAAAAACCAACCACATTTGTGGATCTTGATATTTTTACAGTCAATCTTCAACCGGAAGAAAGTAGTCAATATTTGCAGGTTGGGTTAACTGTGAAAACCAAAGAAACCCCTGTCGTAGCGGAGATTAAAAAGCAAATGCCGGCTATTCGCAATCGTATCCTCATGTTGCTTTCCAGTAAGAAATCGGCGGATATCACAGGCATAGTAGGAAAACAACAGTTAAGTCAGCAGATTGTCGATGAAATCAAACAATCATTGGATTCATCAGAACTGCAAGAGGATGTGCTGGAAGTATTATTTACATCATTTGTGATCCAGTAAACGACAGATGGCTGAAGATTTTCTCTCACAAGACGAGGTTGATGCACTTCTCAAAGGCGCCACTGGCGAAAGCGATGAAGTGCAGAAGGAAGAAGAGAAAGGGGGTGTTCGACCCTATAACATTGCTACGCAGGAGCGTATTGTTCGCGGACGGATGCCTACGTATGAAATCATCAACGAACGATTTGCACGTTTTTTGCGTATCGGTTTATTTAATTTCATGCGCCGCACGGTGGATATTGCAGTTGGTCCCGTCAAAGTTATCAAGTTCAGTGAGTTCGTGCGTAATCTGGTGGTGCCGACCAATCTCAACTTGGTTCAAATGAGGCCCCTGCGCGGGACAGCATTGCTCGTTTTTGATCCCAACCTGATTTTCCTGATTGTGGATAATTTGTTTGGTGGCGACGGCAGATACCATACGAGAGTTGAGGGAAGAGATTTTACGCAGACTGAGCAACGTATTATTCGGCGTTTGCTTGATGTGGTATTTGAAGAGTATGAAAAATCCTGGAAGTCAGTATATCCGGTTAATTTTGAGTATGTCAGATCTGAGATGAATCCTCAATTTGCCACAATTGCTACACCTAATGAAGTGGTCGTTACGGTTACTTTTGATATCGATATGGGTAACCAGGGCGGCGAGTTGCATGTCTGCATTCCCTATTCAATGATTGAGCCCATTCGAGATACTTTATATAGCGCATTGCAAGGCGATCACCTGGAAGTTGACAAACGCTGGATCAAATTGATGTCACAACAAGTGCAAATTGCTGAAGTGGAACTGGTTGCTAACATAGGGCATACGAAAGTTACATTTGAACAAATTCTGAGCATGCAAGCGGGAGATATCATTCCGCTGGAAATCCCTAAAACCATTACCGTACATGTTGACGGCATACCTGTTATGGATTGTCACTATGGCATCATGAATGGACAGTATGCACTCAGAGTCAATGCAATGATTTCCCCAGCAGAAACTGAATAATTTATTGGAGATTTATAATGTCAGAGCCTACAGAAAACGATCAAACTGAGACGGACGACTGGGCTGCCGCTATGGCGGAGCAGGCCGCGGTTTCTCAAAATGACTCTGCAGAAAAAGAAACGGAAGTCGATGACTGGGCTGCCGCAATGGCTGAGCAAGAAGCATCCGCTCCGGCAGCTAATGCGCCAGAGAGAAATAACAACACGATGGTCGGTTCGCAGTCTGCAACCACATCGGTTTTCCAGGAACTCTCAAACGATGGCGTAGGAAATAATGCCCGTCATGATATCGACATGATTCTCGATATTCCGGTGCAGATGACGGTTGAGTTGGGTCGTACCAAGATTGCTATCAAGAACCTGCTGCAACTCGCCCAAGGTTCGGTTGTTGAGCTTGATGGCATGGCCGGCGAACCTATGGATGTGCTGGTCAATGGTTGTCTGATTGCGCAAGGGGAAGTAGTAGTTGTTAATGATAAGTTCGGTATCCGGTTGACCGACATCATTACACCCAGTGAACGTATTCGTAAACTCAATCGTTAGAGCTGATATGCCAAGCCGATATTTGATGCTTTTGATGCTGACACTTCCATTTCCTGTTTGGGCTGAAACAGGGAAACCAAGCTATGTGCCACCACCTTCCGTGATAACAATTGAGAATACGTTGCAGATGATGGGGGGATTATTGCTGGTATTGGCGATCATAGGCGGGATGACATGGTTACTCAAACGTTTCTCGTTGATATCAACTGCTACTGCGGGCGTCGTTAAGGTTGTGGCGGCGGCCGGAGTTGGTCAGAGAGAGCGAGTGGTTGTTGTGGAAATTGATAACACTTGGCTGGTGCTCGGTGTTGCACCCGGCCGTGTCAATAAATTACATACCATGAATAAGCCTTTAGCAGATACTGCCAGTACAACACCGGATAATCCGTCTGTTGAAACATTTGCTACGCAGCTTAATCAGAGCATAAAAAAAGAAAATGCATAATAGCTTTGCATCAATTATTCATTCATGCTTTCAACGCATATTGATTTGTCATAGGATTCGGGTAGGTTTTTCGTGCTGCCTGAGTGGAATTACAAAACGTAATCTGTTACAGATTGCGTTTCTTTTCGTGGGTTTTATCGCTGTGCCTGCATTTGCGCAAAAATCCGGTTTCCCGGCATTTACCAGTTCCCCTAATGCCGATGGAAGCGCGACTTATACGCTGAGCTTACAGACACTTTTATTACTGACTTCGCTGACATTTTTACCTGCGCTGGTATTAATGATGTCAAGTTTCACACGTATTATTATTGTCCTGTCGTTGCTGAGGCTGGCGTTGGGCACGCAATCTTCTCCGCCGAACCAGGTATTGCTCGGATTGGCATTATTCCTGACCTTTTTTATCATGTCACCGGTCATCGATCGGGTCTATACGGAAGCGTATTTACCTTTTTCTGAAGATAAAATAAGTATTGTGGAAGCGGCTGAGAAAGCGAGTGTGCCGCTGAAATCGTTCATGCTGCACCAGACCAGGGAAACAGATCTGGCGCTTTTTGTACAAATATCAAACAGTGAAGAGCTCGAAAGCCGCGATAACGTACCGCTGAAAATACTGGTTCCGGCCTATATCACGAGTGAGCTAAAAACAGCCTTCCAGATTGGTTTTATCGTATTCATTCCATTTTTAATCATTGATCTGGTTGTATCAAGCGTATTGATGGCTATGGGTATGATGATGCTGTCACCGATGATTATTTCACTTCCATTTAAATTAATGCTTTTTGTACTGGTCGATGGCTGGCACCTGATTATCGGTTCATTAACGCAAAGTTTTTATACCTGAAAGGAAACTTAGTATGACTCCAGAAAGTGCGATGACTATCGGCCGGCAAGCGCTTGAAATCACATTTATGCTCTCTGCGCCCTTGCTGCTTTCTGCTTTGGCAACCGGCTTATTAGTCAGTATCTTCCAGGCTGCAACTCAAATTAACGAAATGACTTTGTCATTTATACCCAAATTATTAGTAATGTTTCTGGTAATGGTGCTGGCTGGGCCTTGGATGATCACCATCATGACAGATTATATGCAGCGGCTTTTTACCAGCATTCCTTGGCTTGCAGTCAGTTAAAGCCGGTAGGTTGTAGAGTTAAGCGTTGCATAAGCCAATTTCGATTGTTGATCTGTATCTGTACCTGAGTTCGTTCGTCCAACGAATGATTTAACATTATGATCAGTATAACCACTGCAGAATTAAATACGTTACTGGCGGCATTTCTTTGGCCGCTCAGCAGAATTCTGGCGATGGTGGCAACTGCACCCATCTTGGGAAACCCGAGCATTCCAGTCAAGGTCAAGCTGGGATTGGCGATTATGATCACTATTCTGGTTATGCCGGTAGTAGAAAAATCATTACCGCAGATTGATCCGGCTTCCGGTATTGGCTTAATCATCTTGCTGCAACAGGTGCTGATTGGTGTCGCGATTGGATTTGTCATGCGCATTGTATTTGTTGCGGTGGAAACGGCAGGTGAATTGATTGGTTTGCAAATGGGTCTTGGCTTTGCAATTTTCTTTGATCCGCAAAACTCCGGTCAGATAGATATCATAGGACGCTTTCTGGGAGTAATTGCCAGTCTGGCATTTCTTGCAATTGACGGCCATTTGATGATGATTGCATTGATTTCACAGAGCTTTAGCACATTACCTGTTGGTTCAGATGGAATTACAAATGTAACATTTACGACGCTTGCAAACTGGGGTGGGGAGATTTTTAAATCAGGTCTTCAATTGTCACTTCCCGTTCTCACCGCATTACTGATTACCAACCTTGCCTTAGGCATTCTGACGCGTGTTGCGCCGCAATTAAATATTTTCGCGGTCGGCTTTCCGTTGACACTTTCCATTGGTCTTTTCGTTCTGGCGCTCAGCATGCCTTTTTATGCGCCGATTCTGGAATACCTGGTGCATGATGCTTTAAATCTAATGATGGGAATTCTTAATATCAATCAAATCAATATGCCATAGCTGATTTCTGGGGAAAAGCATGAGTCAATTCCTCTTGATGCTATATGCGGGCAGACTTAATACATAAACAGACAATATTTCCCTTCTTTTTCGATACAAGTTTCTTGCCCGGAACTGTTAAAGTGATCGTCCATTTATCGGAAACTATTTATTAACATTGGCAGTTCAAATAATTGCTGGTTTGGTTAATAACTTATGACATTTAAGTCACGTTTACTCAGTTCACTACGCAAATTCTCTTCATCGCCGGAGGTACAGCATGACGAAGAAATCGTCATGCCTGCCGAAGAGTTACAATTAAACAAAGCATCGAGTGAGGAAATTAAACAGCTTTTGGATACTGCATTTCGTGACCGGCTAAGTGCGGAAGACCGGGCAATCAAGGAAGCGCATAAGCGAATTGAAGCAGAAAACATCGCGAAGGTGACTGCTGAAGCACGAGCTCGTGCCGAAGCTAATGCCAGAATTGCGGCTGAAACTAGAATTCAAGCTGAAGCGATCGCTACTGATCAAGCCCGAACACGAGCCAAAGCGGAGGCCTTGGCAATCAGGGAAGCCAATGCTCGCCGGGAATTTGAAATAAAAGCCAGGGAACTTGCGGAAGAGAAGATTAAGGCTGAAAAATCCCTAAACGCGCTATTGGAAGCCAAAATTAAAGCAGAAGCTTCAATTGTTGAGAAAATGCAGAAACGCGTTGAACAAGAAGCCGCTGCTCTGGATAAGGCGCATGAAACCGCATTGAAAGAAAATGAAGCTGCCGCAGCTGCGATGCATCGAGCTAAAGTTGCAGATGAGGCGCGTTCGCTTGCATTGGCTGCGATAGAAGCAGAAACACATGCAGCGATGCTCGCCAATGCAAAAATTCAGGAGACGCAAAGAACCATAGCACTGGCTAAGGCTCATGAAGAAGCTGAAAAGCAAATCATTGAGGAAATGCAGATTCGCTCGCAGATAGAGGCGCAAACCCTGGCTCAGATTACTGAACGGCTGGATGTGGAGAAGCGGACGAAAGAAATCGAAGAGGATAGGCTGAAAGCCGAGACTGCTGCGGTACAAGCGGCGATAGAAAAGGCCGGAGCTGAAGCGATCGCGGCAGAACAAGCGAGAAAAAGAGCTGAATTAGACATCCAAGCAACCATCGCGGCACGCGATAAAACAGACGCAGAAAAAGTTGTAACCGAAATAGCGGAATCCATCATTGCGAAAGAGAACGCAGCTGCTGATGCAATCAAGGCCCGCCTTGCTGCAGAATCTGAATTGCTTGAAGAAGCCAATCAGCGTATGCAAGCCGAGGCTGCAGCATTAGCTGCTGCAGAAGCAGCCTTGCGCGTTGAAAAAGAAGCCAAAGTGGTTGCAAATGAGAAGAAGAAAGCGGAGGTCAACGCGAACAAGGAGTATCAGAAACGTATTAAGGCAGATGAAGAGGCCATTAAAGAAGCGGAAGCACGTGCGGACGCAGAAAAAATTGCAAGGAATGCAGCCAAAAGCAGGGCGGAAGCTGAAGTAAGATTAAGAGTTGCAGCGGAGGCAAAAATCCAAGCGGATATTCTTGCAGCGCAAGAAACAAATACTCAAGCGGATCTGGAGCAACGCTTACTGGAAGATACGGAAATTCGCGCCAAAGCGATAGCCGATGCTAAACAAGCTGTCGCCGAGCGCCTCGAAATTGAGCAAAAAATTACAGGATTAGCCATTACTCGCGCACAAGCAAAAATTATTGCTGCCAATAAAGCCAAAGCGCAACTTGAAGCAGAAAAAGCTGCTACCAGAATCGCATTGGAAAAAGCCAGAACCGAATCGGCTGCGCTTGCCGCCATGCAGGAACGCATAGTGCTGGAATCCAAAGCGCTGGAAGCTGCAGCAGCCCGGGAAGCTGTTGAAGTTATGGCTAAGGAAGCGCTATTTGCGCGCTCCCAAGCTGATAAAGAAGCTACCGCTGCGGCAACAGCGAGAATACGAGCAGAGATTGCTGCTGCAGAGCATTCCCGTAATAGGATTGCATCAAGCACCAAGTCTTAACAGTCAGGTTAGGTTTGAGCTACTACAATTAATGGTTTCAGTGTTTAGCGCATGGATGAGTTGAAATAATTTGCCCATTCAAGCACCTCCTGGTAGCTTCCGCTGAAAACTACCGATTCTTTGTTTTTCTTTATTTGATACGCATACATCGGATCATAATATTCAGCAAGTAAATGGGTTATCCAGGATTCGTGGCCGTAAATATTTCCTGTACTCAGTTGAGTTTCCAAAGCTTTTATCATGAGAGCATGCATGTGCTTATAGCGTTCTAATCCTAGGCGTTTCTGAATCCGCAAAAGACTGTTGAGAAGATAGGCGCTGAAATATTCAAAGCCAAATTCAGCATATTTCATCTGAAAAGCTGTCAGCATATCCGTAATATATTCTTGTAAAATCCGTTGAATGCGAAATTCCAATGGCATTTCTACTAGCGCTAGGGGTGAGCGCCGCATGGTTTGGAAGAATGTCTCCGGAATCGAAATGGTTCCAATATTTCTACTTTCGTCTTCAACAAAAAGTGTGCTTTTATTGGAAGCAGCATAAGTCATGCGCAGTAAATCAATGGCTAATGTATGCTCAAAATTGGATTGAGTAGGCTGATGATTAACCGTATGGCCAAAACTCGAGCCGCGATGCATGGCATGCTTTTCTAAATCAATACTAAAGGCTAATTCATTAATCAGAAGCGTTTTGGCGGCACCTGTTTTTCCACCTATTCGGATCATGGAAAAATTTATGGCTGCTTCTTCAATCACCTGCATTAGGTGTCGTCGGAGTGCTTTGTAGCCTCCTACGATTAGCGGCACAGCAATACCTGTTTCATTGATCCATTGACGTGCTAGATTTGATCGCATTCCACCACGCCAGCAGAAGATATGTATATCGGGATTGTTAGCTACAACATCATGCCAATGCTGAATACGATTCCTCTTAAGTTCACCACACACCAATTTATGGCCTAATTGAATGGCGGCTTGTTTCCCTTTTTGTTTGTAGCAAATCCCGACTAAATGACGTTCATGGTTATTCAGAATGGGGAGGTTGAGCGAATTTGGCAAACTACCTTTAGCAAATTCATCTTCAGAACGGACATCCAGAAATGGA
Proteins encoded in this window:
- the fliO gene encoding flagellar biosynthetic protein FliO: MLTLPFPVWAETGKPSYVPPPSVITIENTLQMMGGLLLVLAIIGGMTWLLKRFSLISTATAGVVKVVAAAGVGQRERVVVVEIDNTWLVLGVAPGRVNKLHTMNKPLADTASTTPDNPSVETFATQLNQSIKKENA
- the fliP gene encoding flagellar type III secretion system pore protein FliP (The bacterial flagellar biogenesis protein FliP forms a type III secretion system (T3SS)-type pore required for flagellar assembly.) — protein: MGFIAVPAFAQKSGFPAFTSSPNADGSATYTLSLQTLLLLTSLTFLPALVLMMSSFTRIIIVLSLLRLALGTQSSPPNQVLLGLALFLTFFIMSPVIDRVYTEAYLPFSEDKISIVEAAEKASVPLKSFMLHQTRETDLALFVQISNSEELESRDNVPLKILVPAYITSELKTAFQIGFIVFIPFLIIDLVVSSVLMAMGMMMLSPMIISLPFKLMLFVLVDGWHLIIGSLTQSFYT
- the fliQ gene encoding flagellar biosynthesis protein FliQ — encoded protein: MTPESAMTIGRQALEITFMLSAPLLLSALATGLLVSIFQAATQINEMTLSFIPKLLVMFLVMVLAGPWMITIMTDYMQRLFTSIPWLAVS
- the mnmH gene encoding tRNA 2-selenouridine(34) synthase MnmH; translated protein: MSDYLVSADQFHDLFVHGTPFLDVRSEDEFAKGSLPNSLNLPILNNHERHLVGICYKQKGKQAAIQLGHKLVCGELKRNRIQHWHDVVANNPDIHIFCWRGGMRSNLARQWINETGIAVPLIVGGYKALRRHLMQVIEEAAINFSMIRIGGKTGAAKTLLINELAFSIDLEKHAMHRGSSFGHTVNHQPTQSNFEHTLAIDLLRMTYAASNKSTLFVEDESRNIGTISIPETFFQTMRRSPLALVEMPLEFRIQRILQEYITDMLTAFQMKYAEFGFEYFSAYLLNSLLRIQKRLGLERYKHMHALMIKALETQLSTGNIYGHESWITHLLAEYYDPMYAYQIKKNKESVVFSGSYQEVLEWANYFNSSMR
- the fliN gene encoding flagellar motor switch protein FliN gives rise to the protein MSEPTENDQTETDDWAAAMAEQAAVSQNDSAEKETEVDDWAAAMAEQEASAPAANAPERNNNTMVGSQSATTSVFQELSNDGVGNNARHDIDMILDIPVQMTVELGRTKIAIKNLLQLAQGSVVELDGMAGEPMDVLVNGCLIAQGEVVVVNDKFGIRLTDIITPSERIRKLNR
- the fliR gene encoding flagellar biosynthetic protein FliR; protein product: MISITTAELNTLLAAFLWPLSRILAMVATAPILGNPSIPVKVKLGLAIMITILVMPVVEKSLPQIDPASGIGLIILLQQVLIGVAIGFVMRIVFVAVETAGELIGLQMGLGFAIFFDPQNSGQIDIIGRFLGVIASLAFLAIDGHLMMIALISQSFSTLPVGSDGITNVTFTTLANWGGEIFKSGLQLSLPVLTALLITNLALGILTRVAPQLNIFAVGFPLTLSIGLFVLALSMPFYAPILEYLVHDALNLMMGILNINQINMP